CCGGTATGAACTTGCACATTTTTATTGACTTTGAAGGAGAATTAACAGTCTGGGGATCTGGCCATAAATATTTGTTATGTGGTTTGGCATTTCAGATCCATGGAAATCAGAGAAGATGCGATCTTAAAATGCAAACAAGAAATAATACCCACTCTATGGGGTTATGCAATCATTGCTTAATTCAGTATTATATTTATTCGATTTACCCATTTTTCtaaatttattcttttttgtgCTTGTAAACTGTTGTGCTCATAATTCTGTTAAAGTTTATTATATGCTGGACAAATTCCTCCAGTTGTGGAAAGGCTTTGTAATAAAGTAACAGACATCTGCTAAACCAAACGATTTTCCAAAAGAAATGAAAGATTCCAAAATGCTAGAAAAACAGAATTTAGTACATTGTCACTGGACtaaaaataataagtaaatattGACTTTTGTTATGGTGAAAAACAAACTTTATTGACCAGAGAGGTAAATATTGACTTAGAGTGAAGCAAATATACAAtgtactgaagttaatggatcAAATCTTTTTCAGTATGGCAAAAGAAGATTTGGCCCAATATATGTTTTATTACTTATTTTCTGAGTCTTCACCAGAACATCTGGAAAATCTCTCCATAATGGTAACGCATTTCAATGAGGTAACAGTTTTTCCTTAGAAGCTAAAAGACAGATGCACTCAAgaggatcaaaaaaaaaaaattatcctccTGCAAGGTGAAATAATAGCTTTCAATTAATTTTCTTCAGCCAGTCACAGCGTATTTATTTGCATAAGCGGTCTAACTGGATAACTGGAAAAGACATCAATtttattaacttctgaagaggtAAACAACAGAAATTTACTGAGTCTTCACCTGACAATTTTCAAGCAATCACAATCTAAGGTTTTTCTTATGTCTGTAACATTAATTAATAATAGAGTTCTCTTTATCTGTTGATTTGTTTAGGTCTCTGTTCAGTCAAAAAACATTCTTGATGACCAATAGTCTCAATAAAAAGATCActaaacctttttcttttgtaaagtAAAGATTATCACAATGCCTGTCAAGTACATACAAGGGATAATTCAATTACCACTTACAGTGTGTGATATCTCAACCTGTGGTACTGGTAAAACTAGCTTCAGTAAAACATCCTTCACTTCAACTTGCAAGAGGTCCTGGAAGCCAAGAGAAACCTTTCCAGCTATCAAAACAAATTACACCAAAGGTAATTAGCCAATGTGATGTTTAAATAGTTTGATCTGTCATTATAAATTAGGTTAATCAGAGCCTTTGGTGGCTTCTGATCCCAAACAGAAGTGTATTACACTTTTACCTAttaaattaaagaacaaaaattgCTTTCTTCTTGCTGTAAAGAAAATCACAAAGGTTGAATTACAAAGTATCAAATATAGTAGATCAAATATAATTTATTAAGTAACATTTCTAAGTCTCAGATACTGAAAGATACAATATCATTTTACAACCACAGAATGGGTTCTAGCTGCAGAgtgaaatgtttagattttgggTAATGTCTATTTTACACAGAAGAATTTATATGAATTCCATAAACAGGGCAGTCCAATCTTTTCATACAGAAGTTTTGGTCAGgattaaggcctgatccaagatccattaacatcagtggaacACTTTCTATTAACTCTAATAGCTACTGGATTAGGCTGAGAACCCTGTGTGCGTGTGTATCAAAAGATGAATTTCGCTCTGTCTATGAGTTCTTTCCCTATTTAATAGTTCTGACTTGTAAAATGTAAGGGtttacagaatcaggcccttacacAGACGGGAAGAATTTTTGTTATTGAAAAGCTTGAAAGAAAAATTGTACTGTAGATTcacccacatttttttaaaacatgctcaCTAGAGAACTCTAATATCTTACATAGCGTActgtcattatgatacatcatctGACCTATATACCTTTGTTTGCATCTCCCATAGCAGCAATTAACCCACCACTCCCAAATGTCTCCTTGCCAGCTTCACATATTAGAAATAACTATTTTAACAGCTACTATCAGTGTTACTATGCAACTATAAGAAAATACCAGTTCAGACCACTACTTTATTCTAGGAACCACCTACAGATCATAGAAGTCCCTCTTTCCTGTAGAGGGACACAGAAGATGAGCACCCTCATGTGCAGTGAGCAGAAATTACAACTATTTTCCTCTGTTCAGGGAGCCAAAGACtcaagggtctgattctcctctcacactggttttacaccatgtaatcccactgatgttaatagaattacttctgatttataatGTTTTAAGTAAAAGGATGATGAGATGGAAGATTTTTCATACTGTAGCATATAGTGAGATGGCAAGATTACTTAACATTTCACAGAACTGGATAAagttattgcattttaaaaaaatgcaaacgtCTGGCTTGACTTCAACAAGAACTTTGCCTGCCATGACCCACAGGATCAAGCTCTAGAGATGAAATCTGGTCCCACTAccgtcaatgggagttttgcatttgatgtcaatggggccagaatttcacccaatacgTTTATCAATCTTAAACACAAAATATAacgaaaattttcaaaagtggccactgggTTCAGGTCCCTCAATTATGGGAGCCTTGGATcagttttcagatgtgctgagcccTCACACCTcaaaattgaaatcaatggaagctgtgggtgctcagcaacttaaaaaatcagtacttagttgTGAGAAGGCCTGAATACAGAAATTAAAGCATCCAAAATCAGAGGCCATTGTAGAAAATCTGCCCTTCtaggcaaaattttaaaatcctCAAAAACAAATTTACACTGAAAGTTCTGAATTTTGCAGAAATCTTCTATTTACATGGAACATTATTTTCTTAGgaataaaacaaaagagaaatctGAAGAATATTCAGGACCATTCTACTCTTCTGCAAACTTTTACATGAAAACAAGTTTAAACCGCAATAGCTGACTGTCTTTTCCACATCTTTTCCTTCACAATTCACTAAAATGCATGCTACTTTTCCAGTTTTAAAGAAGAATAATTCCTTCTATGCATTCCTTTGAAAAATTCCAGCATGTATTGGTAGGAACACTATAACAAAGATTAAGGACTTAATCCTGTAATCTGATTGGCACAGGCGAGCCCCTTTGGGAAGCACCATCAGGATGTATGATTGGGGCCTAAGACACTTTCTTCTAATATTTTTGGCAAGAACAAAAGGTTTAAATAAACTATTAGAAGTAAGCTGTGCTTTTCATTATATCTGAAATCTTGCCTATGATACAAAAGTTATTAGGTACCAAAGGCATGCTCAAATAGCCTGAACACAAACAGCTACATACCTTCCATTGAACTGAGCCTTGGAGACAGATCAGCAAGCAGCCTGCAGATATAAACATTCATAATTTAATTCCGTACTTTCAGTGAACATAGCAATAAGCAACAATCTGAATTAAATTCTCATTTGAAATACTTTTGCTCATTAAAGTATTTTGTTGACTGctacaaaaagaaacaaagcaaccCAACTatctatttatattaaaaatgtttccacATACCATATAGAAGGTATTTCtagatacaaaatatttattataacatTAAAGATTTAGTATTACCCTCCCTAATTTATGAGTCAAATAAGATACTGTTTCATAAAATCCTTCAGTGTCCAAATGTTATGAGGAAGATTCCATGACTGAAGAAATGTAGGAAGGAGTAACACAGTAGGGGGTGGGTCAATATTATAAAATGCACTGTTCCTCTGAAATATGTGAGTATGTCCACATGAATCTGACAGTGCTCTTAGGttcgtgtctacactaccactcaTGTTGgcgtgaaaaaaaaacaaaacacacccctgagcaacataagtttcactggcGTAAGTAGTAGTATGCACAGCACTCCGTCAgcaagagcttctcccactgacatagctaccgccactcattGGAGATGATTTAATTATGTCAACAAAAGACTTCTCTCCCATCGGCATGGAGCAGCTACGCAAGaaaccttacagcggcacagctgcattggtacagctgtacTGCCTGCTGTAAGGTTTaaagtgtagatatagccttaggaCAGCACCTGAAAGCAACGCTGCCAAGAATAAAAACACAGCATCAAGACTATGACTGCCCGATATTGTGATAACAAGGTAGGAATGACATGCAAACCTGCAAGTCTCACCACTTCAGAGGGCCTGAGCACTTTTTGAGCACTTGAGAGTGTATCTGTGTTAGTTATCTCTaagtttatgttttgttttctttccagtaGGTCAGACATGTCCTAGATGGAATGCATAGGATACTCCCTCCTTTAACCTTTCTTCCCCCATTAAGGCATGCATTCTAGCTGCAAATCAACAGTCAAGACAGTCTGGATGAGGTTCCTTTTGAAGGCTATCAATAATCTCCATAAAATTAGATAAGAGAGGTCGCTGCAGAAGCCTCCTTCTCACCCATCTCCAACACACATGGAGGTTTGCTCTACCTTTAGACAGTGCATACAGTTTCCTTTGATCTGTGGTGTAAGAAAACAGCTTTCTTGTCTGGTGGTTCAGAGTGCTAATGCTAGGCTATTTTATCTACGTAGGCACTTAGATACTCACAGCAGTATGTGCTTTCAGCTACATTTAACTTTTATCTGCAACAGGAATATTACCAAGCCTACTGAATATATATGGCAGATTAACAAactaggccccagttcagcaatgtAATTAAGCActtgcctaactttaaacacatgattaGTTCAACTGAATACAAAAGAACAACTTGTTTGCTTAAAATAAAGCATGTGCTTTAAGTACATTGCTGAATTTGCGCCCTACCAGGCAGCCTACAAAGTGTTCAATACAGTTTTAcaaaggtttgtttttgtttgtttttaaggcaGCTCTTTAATTTCAGCAGCATGTTTCCAATCAGTACATCCTTGTATCTGTAAAACAAGGGAAGTTCTTGACCTTTGattttgcctgctaaacccagagatGTCAGATGGTAAACCACCTTGCTGAAGATGAATCCAGGCCTTTGAATATCAGCTGTAAGAAGATGACAACCATAGAACAAAAacacctgaaaagaaaaaaaaaaatagaattttcacTACTATACATGAAACAGATCTGTTAATATTTTATGGATTCTGAGATGGTTTCCTGGCAGGAAGTAAAGTTTTTTTTGcagttaaaaatatgttttaagtaTGCACTATAATCACAGAAAACTGCCTTGACTTTACTTCCTATGCTCATTATTTTGCTTACAGCCTAAACTGCACTCATTCAAAAAGACTATTTTTGTTTTCCAACAAAAACTCAACAATTCCCATTTACTCTAGTAATTTCTTCATTTTTAGTAGGAATTTCAAGATTTTTACCTTTTAAAGGAGTGCTTAATTAGCTATAGACCTAaaattttagattttgttttttaaaaagccaaacaaaTCAAAATAGGGGCCCAAATCTCAGCTGAACCTTTTAACACTGGTCTCACAATCCCTTAGAGTTGGTGTAAATGtaatttgacttcagtaggactgaaACATAAGCTTAAAGTGCTTTGCTCATTAGGGATGGatttaagtatgtgtttaaagcttaacatgtgcttaagtgatttgaaTTAGGGCCTTAATGAGAAACATTTTGGTGCAACCTATAATGCAATTGCTGATGCTAACGAATATTGCAGGGTGTATTCTCCACATTCTGTAGATGCAGTACTTCCATTAATGTTAAATGGAAATTTAGCATATAATTCAACGGAAGTATTGACACCCTCAGGACTGGACTAATACATTTTAGACAAAATTTGGTTCTCAGTTATGGCttatgcagctccactgaagtcaataaggttGCATAGGTGAAATGGAACACAATTTTGCCCATAATTTACTTGCAAATCTCAAAaaattacataaataaaaatgtgcTTCACAATAAGGGAACTCCAATGGAATTTTCTGCTCTGAAGGAACCAAATGTTcttgaaaaactattttaaaaaatctttaaataaaaacatcaaaTCTTTGGTGATTATTTTTATCAACAGAACAGATAATTAGTTGAAAGGTAACATGAAGCATTATATGTACCTCTCTTATAGCTGGATAATCATTGGCAGCCATTAGTGAATCCTTTAATAGCATAAGGATTGAGAGACAGAAATTCTCCATCACCTTTTGATTCCAATCTTGCATGTACAATTGATCCCAAATCAACAACACTGCAGGAAAATCCAGTATAATCACAAAGCCCTACACAAAATTATGAAAtgtattgtattaaaaatatattaggcaATTTCTAATTTATAAAAGCACCACCAAATCTTTCTCTTTCTACTCACACAGGTACCTGTATGGTTTAACACTTTGTTAATGATACCCAGAAACAAGCTTCAGATTGTTAGGGTAAGTGGGGAGTGTTTGACAGGAAAAAACAGTGTTTGTCCAGAatgtagcacaatggggtcctggtctataaCTCAGGCTCTTAGATGCTATGGTAACATacataaaaataacaacaactaCTACTGCAGGTGCGATCAGTGTTACTGAAAGGAGATTTTCACCACTAGTTTTTTTGAACTGGACTATCAACTTCGATAAATTATCATAGGTCTACTGAAGTCAGAGAAACTGTACGCATTTATACTAGATGACTATCTGGTCCTTCAGTTTTAATTTAAAGTGGCTCATATCTTAATATTTATTCCATTGACTCATTTGTGGCTTTACTAGTGGCTGAAGAATATAAACTTTAATTTAATATTCTAGATGCAGTTGTAATAAACAACTCAAGATTTTGTTTCCTCAGTATAAAGGTTAAagtctaataaaaaaaatgtaggtAAACCACCGCTTACAGCTGCTCTTGAGCagacatatatttaaataatgtgGAGAAGAAACCAAAACAGGGGACTTGATTTTTGAAGAAAATGTGTCATATGATTTAGGTTCCAAGTTTTAAAGACTATAGCAAATCTGTTAATAATAGGAAGAAAGAAATCTTTATAAAAttagaaagcaaaatattattttccatttttctattgtttcttttttatcttTCTATTACACTATTTTTCCATAGTGAAAAAATACATTCATttagtaaattaaaatattttggttttgtaaaaccaGAACAAAGAGTGGacctgattcttttctcactaACACCAGTTTAACTCTATCTGGTTTGATAGTCATTTCTAATTTACAACAGTGTAAGAGAGACAAGAATCAATCTCCACATTTTTTTCAATTCATTTACATAAATTAGGATATCTTACTTCATCCATCCACTTTCTGAGGAAAATGACTCGGCTTGCCAGTAATTCCTTGGTTAGATGTATGTTTTGCTCAGATCTGTCTGTGGCGGTGTAGAGTTCTtgaactttctctctttctcGAACTATCAACTCCACCAGGAaattctgcaaagaaaaaaaaagagagtataTTGGATGGGATATGTTACAATATGGAAAAATCAGAAACATTATCCCTAGAGATAAAAAGCTATCTATGTATATTTAAAGATCATTTAATAATTTTACTAAATCATATTTAAAAGTATAACTTTATTCCGTATACTGACTTTTACTacagcaaacattttattttaaacttctgCAAGTAGTGTAAATATAAAAGACTCTCtagcttaaaaaaatcaatatacttTTGGGTCAACTGCAAAATTCTTTCTGAAACACTGCTGAAGATGAGTGAAGAATTCAGTATCCTCTCTCTCCAGAAGGCTCATCATCCACTCAGCCATTGCAAAGGTCTCTGTCCATGATGGG
The genomic region above belongs to Chelonoidis abingdonii isolate Lonesome George chromosome 20, CheloAbing_2.0, whole genome shotgun sequence and contains:
- the LOC116827409 gene encoding uncharacterized protein LOC116827409 isoform X1, which encodes MHSFATNEHMISETSKTLNVLYVFNGTWEPYLIYWLFPLQMAFKQIMPTAEHPYELAMYLHFLHQNLFPSWTETFAMAEWMMSLLEREDTEFFTHLQQCFRKNFAVDPKNFLVELIVREREKVQELYTATDRSEQNIHLTKELLASRVIFLRKWMDEGFVIILDFPAVLLIWDQLYMQDWNQKVMENFCLSILMLLKDSLMAANDYPAIREVFLFYGCHLLTADIQRPGFIFSKVVYHLTSLGLAGKIKGCLLICLQGSVQWKLERFLLASRTSCKLK
- the LOC116827409 gene encoding uncharacterized protein LOC116827409 isoform X2, whose translation is MYLHFLHQNLFPSWTETFAMAEWMMSLLEREDTEFFTHLQQCFRKNFAVDPKNFLVELIVREREKVQELYTATDRSEQNIHLTKELLASRVIFLRKWMDEGFVIILDFPAVLLIWDQLYMQDWNQKVMENFCLSILMLLKDSLMAANDYPAIREVFLFYGCHLLTADIQRPGFIFSKVVYHLTSLGLAGKIKGQELPLFYRYKDVLIGNMLLKLKSCLKNKQKQTFVKLY